The Papilio machaon chromosome 28, ilPapMach1.1, whole genome shotgun sequence genome includes a window with the following:
- the LOC123722593 gene encoding uncharacterized protein LOC123722593, with the protein MEDDTAWSEEKAFCLIDAYRVREILWNPQNENYFKKNLKQDAWSEIAKLMSMTVEKCNSKVVCLLSSYRREKLKEKKSKGTGKDASETYISRWFAYDALKFLDDRNTPRKRKNTESLHRSDLENTADQNVFTPPVLPNECTPKSAKQTRRDDNVLSDVMGILKTTANKLDNSIGIPDTTKSFASFIGAKMTSYSPQTRTSVEHAIFEIIMKADRGYYESWRHQNNRPSISAGPPSGTNEAGPYGYTTARNEDTTDYPTIQPPLSACSRCDRCSR; encoded by the exons ATGGAGGACGACACTGCGTGGAGTGAGGAAAAGGCATTTTGTTTGATAGATGCGTACAGAGTTCGTGAAATTTTGTGGAACCCGCaaaatgaaaactattttaagaaaaatcttaAGCAAGATGCGTGGTCGGAAATCGCAAAGTTGATGTCAATGACTGTAGAAAAATGCAACAGCAAAGTTGTTTGTCTTCTCTCTTCATACCGCCGCGAAAAGCtgaaggaaaaaaaatcaaagggGACAGgaaaag ATGCCTCGGAAACATACATAAGTCGATGGTTTGCCTATGATGCTTTGAAGTTCTTAGACGACAGGAACACACCgagaaagagaaaaaatacG GAGTCACTTCATCGCTCGGACTTGGAAAACACTGCCGACCAAAATGTGTTCACCCCTCCAGTACTACCAAATGAATGTACTCCAAAGAGCGCTAAACAAACCAGGAGGGATGACAATGTGCTCTCAGATGTGATGGGAATACTGAAAACAACAGCCAATAAATTGGACAATTCGATAGGTATTCCTGATACAACGAAAAGTTTCGCTTCCTTTATAGGGGCTAAAATGACTAGTTATTCTCCACAAACTAGGACTTCGGTGGAACAtgcaatttttgaaataattatgaaagcTGACAGGGGATATTACGAATCGTGGCGTCATCAAAATAATCGTCCCTCAATATCGGCCGGACCACCATCGGGCACAAACGAAGCAGGACCCTATGGCTATACTACGGCAAGAAATGAAGATACTACTGACTATCCAACCATCCAGCCGCCCTTGTCGGCATGTTCGCGATGTGACCGCTGTTCTCGATGA
- the LOC106711875 gene encoding uncharacterized protein LOC106711875 produces the protein MKHLNFKYVTKSRQSILIDRQDIVLWRQRYLRKIKEYRREERYIYYQDETWINEGHTSKKAWIDQTVLSCRQAFLDGLTTGLKQPSGKGKRLIIGHIDGVEGFVEDSLLIFEAKKKLTSKNVSFEDGMVKATLIDIVRQHREEHCEKYVVDEMAAQHGIIVLRLPPYHCELNPIELVWAQAKGYVAKNNKTFKMAEVKKLFEEGLQNITCEKWSSWVSHIIKEEEKMYGLDDMIDNDLFTLHLQIYY, from the exons atgaaacatttaaatttcaaatatgtcACAAAATCAAGACAAAGCATTTTAATTGACAGACAGGACATTGTTTTATGGCGCCAGCGATACCTTCGAAAAATTAAAGAGTATAGAAGGGAAGAAaggtatatttattaccaAGATGAAACCTGGATCAACgaag GTCATACCTCGAAAAAGGCATGGATTGACCAGACGGTGTTATCGTGCCGCCAGGCCTTCCTAGATGGCTTGACCACTGGCTTAAAACAGCCTTCAGGAAAGGGCAAACGCTTAATTATCGGTCATATAGACGGGGTAGAAGGATTCGTAGAAGACagcttattaatatttgaagcaaaaaaaaaa CTAACGAgcaaaaatgtttcatttgaaGATGGAATGGTTAAAGCTACTCTTATAGACATTGTACGGCAGCACAGAGAAGAACATTGCGAAAAGTATGTTGTGGACGAGATGGCAGCGCAGCACGGCATAATTGTTTTACGTCTGCCCCCATACCATTGTGAGCTCAATCCTATTGAGTTGGTATGGGCGCAAGCTAAAGGATATgttgcaaaaaataataaaacattcaaaatgGCAGAAgtgaaaaaactttttgaagAAGGACTGCAAAATATCACTTGTGAAAAATGGAGTAGCTGGGTGTCTCACATAattaaagaagaagaaaaaatgtaTGGTCTCGACGACATGATtgataatgatttatttacattacatttacagatttattattaa